The DNA segment AAAAAACCACTTCTTTCGATGACTCGAAAAAATTGAATAAAACGAGGGTCTGGAAACTTAAATGACGCTAGATGTATGAAGCATCTTCATTAGAAACTGTTTAAAAACTTATCCATCCTCTTGACGCCAACGTTGGGTGCGTTTTAAGAGTTGACTCGTGATGAGCCAATGTAGAACTTTAACAACCAAAGATGTTGCTAGAATCAGCACACCCATTGCAGCAGCAGGCGCGGTATCACCGGCATCATCCATATTTAAAATAGCAACTGAGGCGAGAGTAGTATCGGGAGAGTATAAAAATATTGCAGCCGAAACAGTGGTCATGGCATTAACGAAGAAATAAACCGAAATATCCAGAATCGCAGGTAAACATACCGGTAAATAGACTCGCCAGAATGTGGTCGGGACGGAGACACCTAATGAAATTGCGGCACTATCCAACTGAATAGGCAACTGCTTTAGTGCTGTTAGCGCCGTCAAATGGGGAACCGTGTAATAATGAACAATGGTTGATAAAACTAATATAGTCAGAGTGCCATATAAGAAATTAAGCGGATTATTCGGATGATTAAAGAAGAAGATATAAGCAATACCTAATACTAATCCAGGAATTGCCATCGGCAATAATGCTAATCCTTGGAGCAAATTCTTCAGTAATACGAGCCCTTTTAATCGCTGACTACTAAACGCCGCGATAAAGACAAAGACTGTACCAATGATTGTCACTAAACAGGCGAGTTTGAGTGAGTTGAAATAGGACTTCCAACCACCACCATCAACAAACTCAAAATGGTAATGCATGAGGCCCATGCTCAAATCATAGGGCCAGTACTTGGCAAATGATGCAAATACTGCCGTACCTACGATCGCTAGTAGACATAGAGCTACACCAGAGCAAAAAACCAATAGGACTACTGTTTGCCACGGGTCTTTCTTAGCTTGATACGGACGTGCTTCTTGCTGTTGAAGACGTTCTTGGGATTGCTTTTGAACACGATCAATGACAAAAGCGAGCAGTGCAGGCACCAGCAGCATCAAGGATACGACGGCCCCCATACTAAAATTCTGCTGGCCAATAATCTGTTTGTACACATCCAAAGCCATCATGTTGTACGAACCACCAATGACTTTAGGAATACCGAAATCAGTCAAAACATAGGTAAATGCCACCATTGTTGCGCTGAGGAGTCCATAGCGAATGGCCGGAAACATGACTTTGATATGCGTTCGAATCGCTCCTGCACCCAAACTACGGCTGGCTTCAAATAAACGAGCATCTAGGCCGCGGAATGCTGGAACCATAATCATAAGTACGGATGGAAACAACCAGAAACAGTAGCCCATCAGAATTCCGATGGGACCATAAATCTCTGCAGTCCCAAGCCAAGATTTAAGCATGCCTTGGTGACCAAAGAGATAAACCAATGCTATTGCAGGTAATAACGATGGGGCAAGAATGGGTAAGAGTGCAATAAGCCGAAAGAAACCCTTAAAAGGAATACGACTAGTTGTAATTGCATAAGCGTAGATAGTTGCGATGATCAAGGTGATCATCGTTGCAGTCAATGCAATGACTAATGAATGAACAATCGAACTGGTCAATGCAGGATTAGAAAAATAAAGCGTAAAATTATTGAGTCCGACATACTCGTCATTTCTATCAAATAATGCTTTGAAAAAAAGCATAATTAATGGGAAAAGAACCAGTATGGTCAAGATCAGACATTGGCTCATCAATACCGCAGATGGTAATGACAGAGTAAATTTTCGTCTTTGCTTCAGCGTTTGATCGTTGGGTGACAAAGCAGGATTTAGCATAATGTTTTTCCTGCCTGATCAAAGACGTGGAGTTGGGTTTCATCAAGTGAAATGTGCACGAGATCGGAGAGACGACCGGCATGATGATGCGTTGTGTCTATCTGTATTAAATACTCCGTTGGCCTTGTGCCACCAGTTTGTTGACCCCGAATTGCCACCGTTAAACGTGTTTGGGCGCCTAAGAATTCTTTTGCAGTCAAATGTACCGATAAAATGATTGTTTGTTGTTCAACTGCGTTTGAATGAACCAGTGATGCGGCTTCAGGACGGAAGCCAATTTCGACTTCAGTATTGACAGGAAGATCAACCGACTGACGAAGTGATAGACGTAAGTGCCCTGCAACCAATAATTCCGTCCCAGATAATACTTTGGCGGGTAAAAAATTCATTTGCCCAATAAAATTTGCAACAAAGCGAGTTTTAGGATGATGATAAATATCTTCTGGTGTACCAACCTGTTCAATAACACCATGGTTCATCACCACAATGCGATCAGCCATCGTTAATGCTTCCTCTTGATCGTGTGTAACCAGAATCGTTGGCATGTGTAAACGTTGTTGTAATGAGCGAATTTCCTGACGCAAATGCAGTCGAACTCGTGCATCAAGTGCGGATAAAGGTTCATCCAGTAAGAGAATATCTGGCTCGGGTGCTATGGCACGAGCCAGGGCGACGCGTTGTTGTTGGCCACCAGACAACTGGAGTGGGTACTTTTGTTCCGATCCCGTTAGTCCGACTAAAGCGAGTAGTTCAGCCACACGGGATTGGCGCAACGACTTACTCCAACGCTTACCGATAAGTCCATAGGCGATATTTTCGGCTATGCTCAAATTAGGAAATAGCGCGTAATTCTGAAAGACTATTCCACAGCGCCGCTTTTCGGTTTTGAGGTAACTGATATCCTCACCATTTTTAAAGATTTGCCCCTGATCGATCTGATCAAGACCTGCTATCAGGCGGAGTAAGGTTGTTTTACCGCAACCCGAAGGACCCAGGAAGCAGAGCAGCTCACCTTTGCGAAGCTCTAAATCAATATGATTCAGCGCAGTAAAGTGTTTAAATCGCTTTTGTACACCACGGATTTCTAATGCAGCTTGATGGCGTTGTAGATTTGAGGGTATGGCATTGTGGTGAGAGACTAATGTGCTCAAATCAGGCATAGGGTGATCAAATAACCTGGCATGAATCTCTGT comes from the Aquirhabdus parva genome and includes:
- a CDS encoding putative 2-aminoethylphosphonate ABC transporter permease subunit gives rise to the protein MLNPALSPNDQTLKQRRKFTLSLPSAVLMSQCLILTILVLFPLIMLFFKALFDRNDEYVGLNNFTLYFSNPALTSSIVHSLVIALTATMITLIIATIYAYAITTSRIPFKGFFRLIALLPILAPSLLPAIALVYLFGHQGMLKSWLGTAEIYGPIGILMGYCFWLFPSVLMIMVPAFRGLDARLFEASRSLGAGAIRTHIKVMFPAIRYGLLSATMVAFTYVLTDFGIPKVIGGSYNMMALDVYKQIIGQQNFSMGAVVSLMLLVPALLAFVIDRVQKQSQERLQQQEARPYQAKKDPWQTVVLLVFCSGVALCLLAIVGTAVFASFAKYWPYDLSMGLMHYHFEFVDGGGWKSYFNSLKLACLVTIIGTVFVFIAAFSSQRLKGLVLLKNLLQGLALLPMAIPGLVLGIAYIFFFNHPNNPLNFLYGTLTILVLSTIVHYYTVPHLTALTALKQLPIQLDSAAISLGVSVPTTFWRVYLPVCLPAILDISVYFFVNAMTTVSAAIFLYSPDTTLASVAILNMDDAGDTAPAAAMGVLILATSLVVKVLHWLITSQLLKRTQRWRQEDG
- a CDS encoding putative 2-aminoethylphosphonate ABC transporter ATP-binding protein, yielding MKKNSTGEPEQTQPEIQSTEIHARLFDHPMPDLSTLVSHHNAIPSNLQRHQAALEIRGVQKRFKHFTALNHIDLELRKGELLCFLGPSGCGKTTLLRLIAGLDQIDQGQIFKNGEDISYLKTEKRRCGIVFQNYALFPNLSIAENIAYGLIGKRWSKSLRQSRVAELLALVGLTGSEQKYPLQLSGGQQQRVALARAIAPEPDILLLDEPLSALDARVRLHLRQEIRSLQQRLHMPTILVTHDQEEALTMADRIVVMNHGVIEQVGTPEDIYHHPKTRFVANFIGQMNFLPAKVLSGTELLVAGHLRLSLRQSVDLPVNTEVEIGFRPEAASLVHSNAVEQQTIILSVHLTAKEFLGAQTRLTVAIRGQQTGGTRPTEYLIQIDTTHHHAGRLSDLVHISLDETQLHVFDQAGKTLC